TGATTTAACTGGGTAGTTTTTTGACTTTCTGCAGATGGACTAAAAATATTGGTAATTTTTTTGGTATTTTTTAATAAAACATAAAAGGGATACAGAATCGTGGCAATTCCTGTATTTACTGTTTGGGTAAATTGCCTGACTGATATTCCCAAAGACGAATTAACTTTCAGATACTGACGGTTGAAAAAATTAAATAATCTACTTTTGTAGGGGCTGGATGATTCTTGGGTAGAAGACATAATAAGCGTCAGTTAGTTGTGATTGGGCAGGGCAATTTTTACGTCTATGATAAACAATATTTGACTTCTTTTTTATTGATTTATGTACAACCAAAAAAGTCATTAATTGTCTTAATTATTTTGCCTAATGATAACGAGTACGGAGGGATTCGAACCCCCGACACCCAGAACCGGAATCTGGTGCTCTATCCCCTGAGCTACGCACCCACAATATCTATATAAGATACCATTTTTTTGGTTGGTTGACAAAGTTATTTTTGAATGATTCTAATTAATATCTATGGGATCAAGGGGAATTGTGAGAGTATAATTTGTATTAGTGGTAACTAATCAAAGTGAGAATAAATGGAACTAAGTAGGGAAGAAATTGGTTATTATCGTGAGCAATTAGAAGATTGTGAAATTGCTTTGAGGGCATTGGATATTATTGAGGATTGCGAGGGAGATTTGGAAGATTCGGCGACGAGTATGGCTTTATCTATTGGGCAAAGTCCTGATAGAATAGATTGGTTTGAGGGAATGGTGAAAAGGTGTCGAGTGGCGTTGTGTGGGCAAAGTTTGAGGCAGGATTTACAAGACAATTATATTGAACCTGCCGTACAATATTTATTAGAGCGTGAAATTTGCCCTCCTTTGTTGGTCACCCCTGTAATTATTTATGCGGTAAAGCAGGGAATTGATAGTTTCTGTGAGCCTCTTAGTTATAAGTTGGGGATGGATAGGGAAGGGTGATGGTTTAGGTTGTATTTTTATTAGATTAAAGATTTAAGTTTATCAATGAGTAGAACAAAATCGGTAGTAAACAAGGCGAGTAAGAAGAATGTTTTTAGTTTACAAATTGCTCCTGCAAGGATATTAAAGGGAGAGGATTGTTTGAGGAATGCGGGGGCGCAAATTGCTTCGTTGGGTAAGCGCCCCATGGTGGTGGGTGGAGATAATACTTTAAGGGTTATTGATGATTATTTGACTCCTATTTTTAAGGAGTATGGTTTGGATGCGATGAGTGCTAGTTATGCCCCTGACTGTTGCGAGTCTTCTCTGGCAAGGTTGCAAAAGGGGCTTGAATCCCATGATGCTGATTTTGTTATTGGCGTTGGGGGTGGTAAGGCTCTTGATATGGCGAAGTTGGTAGCTTTTAAGGGGGGTTTACCTGTGGTAACTATTCCTACTTCGGGGGCAACCTGTGCGGCTTGGAGTGCGTTGAGTAATATTTATTCTGAGGAGGGGGCTTTTTTGTATGATGTCAGTCTCAAAAGTTGTCCTGATTTGTTGATTTTGGATTATGGTTTGATCGCTTCTGCACCCCCTCACACGCTCATAGCAGGGATTGGGGATGCGATCGCCAAGTGGTACGAGGCATCTATTAGCAGTGGCAATTCGAGCGCCACATTGACCATTGCGGCGGTACAACAGGCACGGGTATTAAGGGATATTTTATTTCAAAAGGCAGAAAGTGCGATCGCCCATCCCCTAGGTGAAGATTGGCAAGAGGTGGTGGATGCAACGGTATTACTCGCAGGGGTAAGCGGAGGTTTAGGAGGTGCGAACTGTCGTACTGTGGCGGCCCATGCGGTGCATAATGCCCTTACCCATCTAGCCCAAAGCCATCATAACCTGCATGGGGCAAAGGTTTCCTATGGCATTTTGGTACAGTTGCGACTAGAAGAAATGCTCGAAAACAATCAATTAGCTGCCACCTCCAGACAGCAATTGATTAAGTTTTATCATGCCATCGGCTTACCCTGTAGTCTTGAGGATTTGGGGTTAGGTAAGCTCACCCTTGAGGGGTTGCGCCATTGTGCCGAAATCGCCTGTCAACCCCAGTCAGACATCCATCGTTTACCTTTTAAAGTCAAACCAGAGCCTTTGGTGGCGGCCATGGTTTCTACTACCCTATCTTAGGTAAGAGGGAACGGGGAACGGGGAACAGGGAACAGGTAAGAAGCAATAATTGTTAATCGTCCATTGTTCTCTCTATAATACCCTGATAATACTAGGGATTTTCTTGATAGCTTCCAAATCTTCAATGGCTTGAATGGCACTGCGGAAGTTACCCTCCCTTACATGGTGGGTGACTACCACGATTTCTGCCAAATCATCCTGAAAACCAATTTGCACCACAGAGGCTAAACTAACCCCAAAGTCACCAAAAATGGTACCTAAATGACCGATTACTCCCGGTACATCCGCACAGAGAAAACGGGCATAAAAACAGGTAGAAACATCGTCAATGGGGGCAATGGGAGCTGGTTTTTCGGGGGAAGAACTTAGAAGAGGATCAAGGGCATGGGCGCCATGGTTACTTTGTAGTACGCCCACTATATTAAGTATATCCGCCACAACGGCGCTGGCAGTGGGGCCAGAACCTGCCCCTGGCCCATAAAACATAACCTGACCAAGGGGCTGCCCTTCTACTAAAATGGCGTTAAATACCCCGTTCACGTTGGCGAGGGGATGGGATTTTTCCACTAAGGTGGGGTGTACCCTTAATTCCAAGTTTTCTTGATCCTGTGCTGGTTTTTGGGCGATCGCCAAGAGTTTGATCACATAACCAAGTTTGTCGGCATAATCAATATCACTGCTAGTAATAGAAGTAATACCCTCACTATAAACATCTTCCCGTTTCACCTGACGATCAAAAGCCAAAGAGGCAAGAATAGAAATTTTATCCGCCGCATCATAACCTTCCACATCGGCGGTGGGATCAGCTTCTGCATAACCAAGGGCTTGGGCTTCTTGGAGTACCTCGGCAAAATCTGAACCCTTTTCGGTCATTTCAGTGAGGATATAGTTGGTGGTACCGTTAACAATGCCGATGATAGTTTCGATGCGATTGGCACCGAGGGATTGTTTGAGGGGTTCTACGATGGGAATACCACCACCTACCGCCGCTTCTAATAGTACATATACCTTGGCTTTTTTGGCGGCTTCAAAAATTTCTTGACCATAACGGGCAATGACGGCTTTGTTGGCAGTTACTACGTGCTTTCCAGAGGCGATCGCCTTTAAAATAAGGGTTCTGGCGGGTTCTAGTCCACCAATCAACTCCACGACAATATCAATATCAGGATCGCTAACAATAGAGTCTAAATCTGTGGTGAGAACTTCAGCGGCTATGTCAATAGTTCGTTGTTTATTTAAAGATTTCACCCCTATTTTTGCAATGGTAATGTCATTTAGCAGGGGATGTCTTCCTTGGGGATTGTATATAATTTCTGCGGTGCCTGAGCCGACAGTGCCTAGTCCTAATAAACCTATTTTAAACGCCACAATATCTATCCTTCACAATGTAATCTGTTGACTTCGCGCCTAACCCGAATCACTTATGGATTAAATGCCCTATCTTGATGGTCAAAACAGGTATTTAACCTAAGTTTTAGGAGAGTCACTTCCTTGAGTATTTTATGCATATTATAGCAATAGAGGCAATAATTCCCCGAAAATTAATTATGGATTCGGGGAAAATTATTAATTGTTGGAACTAACGTGGCTAGGGGGAATTCCCTTGAGGGAAATTAAAGACTTCATTACATCTTTGACCACGGGAGCGGCAACAGTAGACCCAAAAAGACTATCTCCTTGGGGTTCGTCAATGACTGCCAAAACTACATAACGAGGATCATCGGTGGGAAAAATGCTCACAAAACTGGTAATTCTGGCGGTGGCGGAATATCTTCCCCGACCATCATGTTTTTGGGCGGTACCCGTTTTGCCACCAATGTTATAGCCATCTATGTGGGCGGCTGCCCCTGTACCATTTTTGACCACCGACTCCATCATTTTTACCACCGCATCAGCGGAACTTTCTTGGAAGACTTGGGTTTCTTCTATGTCTGGATAAACTTTAATTTCTCCTTGGGCATCTACTAATCCTTCTACCACGTGGGGAGTAATTAATTTACCACCATTGGCGATCGCCCCATGGAGTTGAGCTAATTTCATCGGTGTTAAAGATAAACCCTGACCGAAAGAAGACACTGCCATTTCAATATCACGAGCGGTAAAAACTTCCTTAGATTTGAGAAAACCAACCCCCTCAAAAGGTAAATCTAAGCCCATGCGCTCATTAATGCCCAATGCTTCCAGTCGTTCATAGTAGCGAGATCTGGTCATGCGACGCATAATATCAATCATCGCTGTGTTACTAGATACATCCATGGCCCGAGTAAGGCTAACTGTACCCAATCCCGTACGGGAAGCATTGGCAATGGGCCAGCCGTCAATGGTTACTTGGGCTGGATCCGATACATAGGAGGTTGGGGTAACCACTCCCTCATCAAGGGCGATCGCCACATTAATCGGTTTAAAAGTCGAACCGGGTTCGTAAGTATCTGTCACCGACCAATTTTTAAACAAAGCAAAATCATATAAAAAATAACGATTGGGGTTGTAGGTAGGCTCACAAGCTAGGGCTAAAATACCCCCCGTTTGAGCATCCAAAACAATTACCGCGCCTTTTTTTGCCTTAAATTGATCCATTTGTACCCGGAGGCGATCGCGCACAGCCCTTTGCAAACGAGAATCCACCGTCAATTTAAGACTCAAATCATCCAACCTTGCCACCCCTTCAGGCAAAGTAACAGGAAGAATTTGCCCCCGAGCATTTTTCTTCACCTGAACCATCGCCCTAATTTCTGGGCTAGATAAATCCCGTTCCAACAAATCACTATTACTATACTCTAACCCTGCTTGTCCCTGATGATCACCATCCACATAGCCCAGCACATCCGCCAATAAATGATCCTGCGGATAAAAACGAGCATAACGTTTTTCCAAATCCACCCCCCCAAGACTCCAAGAGCGAACCTTTTCCGCCTGATTTTCTGTCAGAGCACGGGAAATTAAAACCCCTGTATTTCTCGTATTCAGCAACTGAATAAAATCATTAACATTTTTGTCAGGAAAAACATCCACCAACCTAGCCGCCATCTCCTCAATGCTCTCGGTCAACATAATCGGATGAATGTACAACTCATAAATTAGCTGATCCGTCGCCACGACATTATTATTGGCATCAATAATAGAACGTCTTGGCACATAAGGTCTTAAATTAAACTGTTGTTGCAATACAGCCTTTTGCCGATATTCCTCTCCCTTGAGTATCTGTAAATCATATAACCTGAAGCCAAGGGCAACCATACCACCAACCAAAACCAACCAAACCAAAAAAATTCTGACCAATCCCTGCCAGGACTTACCAGCAACACGTCCCCCCCCATTTCTTCTACCACCAACCAAAGAAGATTTTTTTCTTCTCAGGGAGGGAGAATTGAGAGCATTGGAAAAACTAGGCTTCAAAAAATTCATTACACCATAAAAAAACAACTAATAGGCAATGGGAAAAATAGGCTGAATCCTTTTAGGGGAAGAAATATCCGTCTCCTCTGGTTTGACCATTTCCACATCAGTTTTGGGCAAAAAAACAGGAGAATGACTTAAATCGGGACTCACTAACCCTGAATCACTTCGCCCAGATTCCTCCGCCAATTGATTCTTTAAAACTTCATTACTAAAAGTAAATTGTCTTTCCCTTTGTTGTAATTCTTGCAAATCCCTATATTTTTGTGTCCATTCACTAGGCGCCGATACCGTCAAGCCATAAACAGCCAAACAAGCCATCACCGTCATAATCGATAAACCTGTAGATGTGGTACCAATAAAATTAAAACATTTTAACCAAAAAGGAACCTTTACTTTTGGCGAACGGGAAACAACCTGATTCTCATGGCTAGTTTGATTATTTTTAACTCTTTTTGGAGTAACACTAGCACGGGGATAAGAAATAACAGAATCTGAGCGCAAATAGCTTTTCCGTTTAAGATTGGTCAATTGTTCGTCTTGGGAGACTCTATCGGGAGCTAACATACATCTATGCTCGACTTATTAGAATTTAACTAACTAATACTAGCAAATATATCAAAAATTGCCCGTTTTTATTCTGTTTTTTTTAATAGTTCTTAAAATTTGAAAATTTTATTATCAATTACCCATTCTCAATTATTAATTATTTTGTAGGGTGGGCATTGCCCACCATGATTTTCTCAATAAAAATGAAATAAAAGATTACTGCTGAGGGGTGTTTTCTCTGATGAATTGAATGGATTCCTGAGAAGGCCAGAGCATGATTCTTTCCAATAACTCATCGTCTCCTTGTTCAAGGGCAGAAATCATACCTTCTAAAACCACCACTTCAATTTGTACCGAATCCGCCATATCAGGCTGAGATTGTTTGAATCCTTCAACCAATTCCCTTACCTGAGATTCCTCAAAAAAGAAAGGGATAAATTCTTGATTTCCTTGTCTAACGGTTAGATAACCTTGATCATCTCCTGCTGTCGCTACAAATAAAGGAACACCACTACGATATTCTGAGTTTAATCTTCTTGCTTGTTCAACATCTGCCTGACGAGGTACATAAGCAAATCTAATGCCATCGGGTTGATTGGCGTTAGCTTCTGCCATTTCATATACTTCCCCGAGGGAAACAGGAATCACCTGAACTTGTCCCCCCAATTCAGGGTTGCTTTGTCTTAGTTGTTGTACGAAGTTGTTGGCATCAGCTTTACTAATAAAAACCCCTGCTACTCTTTGATTTTGGTTTTCTCCATTGGTTGCCACGAGGGGGGCGCCTTGCTCATCCGCTACGGTAAAAACGGGGATGGATTGTAATTTTTCGACAATTACCTCTTGAGGTAATGCCAATAATTTACCCATGGGGGCCAACCAACAACTAACAACGGTAGCACCAACAATACTTGCATTACGAATAGTATTTACTAAAGATTTCTTCTTTAACATAATCTCTCTCAATAAAAAATTAACTGTGCTTTTTGACGAATACTTGAGTGTATAGTTTCATCAAACCTAAAACTGGTTCATCTCATTCTATCTATATCAATAGAAAACAACAATTACACTTTAACAGCCATTGCTTCCAATGTTAATTTTCCTTTGATGCTTAAAGATTCCGCCCAAAATCCGTTAAATTAGAAGAAAGAGCATAACAAAACTTAAAACTATGACATCATCTTCCATCGCTGTTAGAGAATTACCGTTGTTTCCTCTTCCCGAAGTGGTATTATTTCCAGGGCGCCCGTTACCTTTACATATTTTTGAATTTCGTTATCGCATGATGATGAATACAATTTTAGAGTACGATCGCCGCTTTGGGGTGTTGATGATCGATCCGACTAATGGGGAAATCGCTCAAATTGGTTGCTGTGCAGAAATTATCCATTTTGAACGTTTGCCAGATGATCGTATGAAGATCTTAACTTTGGGGCAACAGAGATTTAGGGTACTAGAATATGTTAGGGAAAAGCCTTATCGTGTGGGGCTGGTGGAGTGGATAGAGGATGAGCCAACCCCCGATAATCTGCAGGGAAAAGCGGACGAGGTAAAAACCCTGTTAACAGATGTGGTTAATCTTTCGGCTAAGTTGACGGATCAAAAAATTGAACTCCCCGAGAATCTGCCCACTACTCCTACGGAGTTGTCTTATTGGGTAGCAAGTAATTTGTATGGGGTGGCAGTGGAACAACAGGCTCTCTTAGAAATGCAAGATACTGCGGAACGTTTGCAAAGGGAAGCAGATATTTTGACCACCACTCGGGGAAATTTAGCGGCTCGAACTGCCTTAAAAGATGCTTTTAATTAATGAAACTATATCTTGAGAAAATAATATTAACAATTTGCTTTTATAGATAATTTTGACTTTGACAGGATAAAAAACTATCTTAAACAGTCAAGAATTGATTTTCTTGTTTTTTGTTTGATAGTTCTGAAAAACCTGCAAAGTCAAAGGTAAAAAGTATTATGCTTCGTTTTTTCCTGTTTGGATATATAAAATTAAGAGAAAAACGGTAGGCACAAGCACAAACAGTAAGGTGGCAACAAAACCTAGATCGTTAACTTGCATTTTTTTATTTTTCAGATATTAAACTAACGGTAACTAGAATATCATAATTTAGCTTCTTCCACTCAATCAACCATTGCCATATATGGGTTTTGAATGTTAAGAAATATTACGATTGTTGTAAAGAGGCGATCGCCCTTTGATACTGTAAATCAACCTCGGTGCCAATTTCAAAATAGTTAATAGGTTCTTGGGATACCACCAAATCGGGAGTAATGCCCAACTTATTAATATCCTTATGTTTGGGGGTTTCATACTTCGCCACTGTCACCGCCAATCCTGCCCCATCGGGAAGCTCGAATAAGGATTGAATTAAGCCCTTACCGTAGGTTTTTTCCCCCACCAAAATCGCCCGATGGTTGTCCTGTAGCGCCCCTGCCAAAATTTCACTGGCGCTGGCGGTACCTTGGTTTACCAATACCACCAAAGGGGTGGTGGTAATAGGCTCTCCCACCGCATCATAACTGCCCATGGTACCCTGTCTGTTGACCGTATAAACAATGGTACTAGGTTTGAGCCATAGACGGGCAATTTCGACTCCTGCCTGTAATAAACCCCCTGGGTTGTTGCGTAAATCCAAAATATAACCCTTGACGTTTTTTTCTTCAAAATGGGCGATGGCATGGGCTAAATCCTTGGTGGCACTGCCACTAAATTGATTTAACCTTAGATAACCCACAGGAAAATCGGGGTTGGAATCATCTAAACGACTAATAACAGAACTCAACGAAAGGCGATCGCGCTTTAAATGATATACATTAATAGTATCCTTACCCTGGGGGCGAATCTCCAAAACAACCTCCGTACCCACCTTACCCCGAATACGACTCGCCGCCTCATCCAAAGAAAGACTATCCGCCTTCACCCCATCAATGGTTATCACCTCATCTCGAGGATGAATCCCTGCATCCTCCGCAGGGGAATTAGGCAAAGGAGAAACCACCTCAAGATGCTTAGTTTCAGGGTTCACACTAATTTGTAAACCCACCCCCGAAAGTTCTCCTGATGTCGTAATCTGTAAATCATGGTAGCGCTCGGGGGGCAACAAACGAGTATAAGGATCATCCAAAGTTGCCAACATTTCCCGAATCACCCCATAGGTTTCCTCACGATTTCCTAGGGGTTTTCTTAAAATTTTTTGCCGTAAATTCCACCAATTTTGACCATTAAAAGAACTATCCACATAGGCTTCATTTACCAACCGCCAACATTGAAGAACTAATTTTTCCTCCTCACTAAAAGCATAGGCATTCGGCACTCCCAAAATTCCCGAAAAGAATATATAAAAAATAACGAGGCAACAAAGAAAAAATTTTTTCATAATAAAAATAAACAGGCACAAACAACCGAAAACTTGATCACTAAACCTAATTAATATTGCTCCCTAACACCCCATCACCCATAGATAATTTATTTATCCACCGTCAGAATTTCTACCCCTTCCTTAGTTACCGCAATGGTATGCTCAAATTGAGCCGATAATTTACGATCCTTTGTTACCGCTGTCCAATTATCATCAAGAATATCAGCCTCCCATGTACCCTCATTAATCATGGGCTCAATGGTAAACACCATGCCCGGACGAATTTTTTTACCCGTGCCTTTTTTGCCATAATGGGGAACTTGAGGCGCTGTGTGAAATACTCTGCCAATGCCATGTCCAACAAAATTACGCACCACAGAAAAACCACAACTTTCTGCATATTCCTGAATAGCTGCCCCAATGTCGCCGATTCTGCCGTTGGGTTTAACAGCATTGATGCCACGGTATAAACATTCTTCGGTTACTTCTACCAGTTTCTTGGTTTTGGGGGAAGGGTTGCCCACAAAAAAGGTTTTGGAGGTGTCACCATGATAACCGTCCACAATGGGGGTTACATCAATATTAATAATATCACCGTCTTTGAGGATTTGATTTTTACTGGGGATACCATGACAAATTACCTCATTGATACTGGTACAGATGGAAGCAGGGAAAGGCGGGTTTCCATAGCCCAAAGGGGCGCTGATGGCACCTTTTTCCTTTGTCCATCTTTCGGCTTCTTGATTGATTTCATAGGTACTAACTCCCGGTTTAACCATTTTTCCTAAATGGTCTAACAATTGGGCGGCGAGTTTTCCTGCTTGACGCATTTTGTCAATTTCTCGGGAGGATAAGAGTACGATATTTTCATTACCCATTTAATCTATTTTTCCTAATTGTAAATAAAAATTAACTATATTCTTATTTTAACTTGAGTTCGGGATAACATTTAAGGGGGGAATAGGCAATAGGCAATGGGCAATGGTTTCTATGCTTTAATTAATCACGCTCTATTCAGAGGACGTAGTGCGGACGTAGCGTGCTACGTCCCTACGTCCCCTACCATACTGACAACTCTTATCCTGAACTAAGGTTAATTATTGTTTTGGGTTTGTTGCCAAATTTTGATGGTGCCATCTACCCCCCCAGCCACTAAAATTTCTCCATCTTCACTGAGAGCGAGGGAAAAGATACGATTATCGTCGCTAATTTTTAAATGTCCTAATTCGTTACCTGTGGCACAGTACCAGATTTTTAAAAACCCATCTACCCCCGCAGTATATAGTAGTTGGTCATCGGGACTAAATATTAGATCCATGATTTGTCCATGATGTCCTTGGATTTGTAGGGTGGGTGATACTTCTTGGAAAAGGGTAAAGATGGATGGGGGTAAATACCAAATCATAATTTTTCCGTTGGCACAACCTGCGGCAACATATTCCCCTGATTTACTGATGGTGATGGATTCGAGGGAGATTAAGTTACCTACCAAGATGGCTAATTTTTTGTTGCCACTGATTTCCCATACTGAGATACTGCCATCTCCTCCTCCACTGACGACAATCCCTATTTTATCGTTAAGGGCGATCGCATTTATAGCGCCATTATCATCATAACAACTATCAATTAAATCCCCTTGAAGGAGATCCCATTTTTTCAAAGTTTGATCGTAACTACCGCTAATTAAATAATTATTTTCTGGAGCAATTTCTAGACCATGAATGGAACCTGTATGCTCGGTTAAAGTATGTTCTAATCTAAATTCTAATTCTTTTTTTCCTTTTTTTCCAATGACCAAATCTTAACATCTTGGTCTAAACTTCCTGTGGCAATACCATGGTCAAAATAATTAGTTGCATGGGTGCTAACGGTTAGTAAACCCTGTTCTGAAGCCTGAATGCTATCAATTTCTAAACCATCTCCCAATGACCATAATTTTAGATATTGATCCCAAGAAACACTGACCAAATATTTTTTATCATGGGTCAAACTTAAGTCTGTAACTGATTGATTATGGGCTTCGATAATGTGAATACATTTCCAACCAATTCTAGGGGGCGAATTAAGGTTATATTCTGGCAATTTTTGATGGATAATTTCGGGATCTGCTAGTTGAATAGAATCACCACTATTTGAACCACTACCATAATTGAGGGAATCTATATAGGGTAATTTTTGCTCAATGATACTGATTCTTTTTTGTATATCGTTATTATTTACATAATCAATCATGCTGGTGACGGATTGATTAATCATTTCTATATCTTTTTGAAGGGAAGCAATGATTTCATTATCAGATACTTTTATTTTTGAGGTAGATAAAGAAGATTTGTTAAAATATTTACTGTTATTTAAAGCATTAAATCTTTCATTAATTTCTGCTATTTGTTCAGTAAACTTTTTTAGTTGAATATTAAGAGCTGCCGCAATTCTTTTCTTATTTCTATACTCTAATGATTTACGATTAATCAGGTTAAGAATTAGCACAATCGCCATAACAAATATAATGGGAAAATTTTCCTGTCCATCCCCGTAGGTGATGAGTAAAATTAAGAAGATTATGACCGTAATATATTCCCCAATCTCCCACCAAGTAAAATTTTTGAAAATCATTGCCTTTCTCCTAAAGTCCTAACAACATACGGGCGATAGTAAAATAGATTAACACACCTAAAACATCTACTGCTGTGGTGATAAATGGGGCAGACATCAACGCAGGATCTAATCCTAGAGAGCGAAATAGAAATGGTAATGCTGAACCCGCTACCGAAGCTAAAAGGGCGATCGCCACTAAACTAAATCCTACCGTAATACACACAATGGGATTTTGATTTGTTTGTGGTAAAAAATAAGCCCAAACCGTAGCCAATAAACCCAATATTAAACCTAATAATAAACCTGCTATGGCTTCCCTAAAAATAATTTTTCCAGGACCATAATCACTCACTTTATCAGTGCTTAATCCCCTGATTACCACCGTTGAAGATTGAGTACCAATATTTCCCCCCGTGCCAATCAAAAGAGGAATAAAAGCCGCTAAAACCGTTACCTGTGCCAGTATATCCTCCTGCGCCCCAATAATACTCCCCGTCACAGTATTAGTTAATAACAATACCAACAACCATACAACCCTTCTTCGGGCTACTACAAACAAATTTGTTTTAAAATAACTACTATCTCCATCTGACTGTACCGCACCGAGGGCATAAATATCCTCCGTCGCTTCCCTTTCGATAATATCAATGACATCGTCCACCGTCACGATACCCACTAACCGTAACTCCTTATCCACCACAGGCACAGCCAAAAAGTCGTAACGTTGAATCAACCTCGCTACCTCTTCTTGATCCATGTCCGTGTTAACATAAACTATATCTTTTGTTAAAACCTTATCAAGGGTATCATCAGGAGAACTAACCACCAAGTCTCGTAAAGAAACAATGCCCAAAAGATGACGAGAAGCATCGGTAACATACATATAATATATTAACTCCGAAGCCCTAGCTTCCGTGCGAATTTTCTCGAGGGTTTGTCCCACTGTAAAATCTTGTTTGAGGGCGATATATTCAGGAGTCATTATCCGCCCTGCCGTATCTTCCCCATACCCTAACAGTAAATTAGTTGCCTGTCTTTCCTCTGGGCTGAGTTGCTCTAAAATACGACTAACCACCGCCGCAGGTAATTCATCAAAAAGTTTTGCCCTATCATCAGGGGACATTTTATCAACAATGTCCAACACTTCCTGACGTTTAAATTCTTGAATCAAAGATTG
The sequence above is a segment of the Cyanobacterium stanieri PCC 7202 genome. Coding sequences within it:
- a CDS encoding C-terminal processing peptidase-2 (PFAM: Peptidase family S41; PDZ domain (Also known as DHR or GLGF)~TIGRFAM: C-terminal peptidase (prc)~COGs: COG0793 Periplasmic protease~InterPro IPR001478:IPR005151:IPR004447~KEGG: cyh:Cyan8802_0620 carboxyl-terminal protease~PFAM: peptidase S41; PDZ/DHR/GLGF domain protein~SMART: peptidase S41; PDZ/DHR/GLGF domain protein~SPTR: Carboxyl-terminal protease;~TIGRFAM: carboxyl-terminal protease), translating into MKKFFLCCLVIFYIFFSGILGVPNAYAFSEEEKLVLQCWRLVNEAYVDSSFNGQNWWNLRQKILRKPLGNREETYGVIREMLATLDDPYTRLLPPERYHDLQITTSGELSGVGLQISVNPETKHLEVVSPLPNSPAEDAGIHPRDEVITIDGVKADSLSLDEAASRIRGKVGTEVVLEIRPQGKDTINVYHLKRDRLSLSSVISRLDDSNPDFPVGYLRLNQFSGSATKDLAHAIAHFEEKNVKGYILDLRNNPGGLLQAGVEIARLWLKPSTIVYTVNRQGTMGSYDAVGEPITTTPLVVLVNQGTASASEILAGALQDNHRAILVGEKTYGKGLIQSLFELPDGAGLAVTVAKYETPKHKDINKLGITPDLVVSQEPINYFEIGTEVDLQYQRAIASLQQS
- a CDS encoding Tic22 family protein (PFAM: Tic22-like family~InterPro IPR007378~KEGG: syn:slr0924 hypothetical protein~PFAM: Tic22 family proein~SPTR: Slr0924 protein); its protein translation is MLKKKSLVNTIRNASIVGATVVSCWLAPMGKLLALPQEVIVEKLQSIPVFTVADEQGAPLVATNGENQNQRVAGVFISKADANNFVQQLRQSNPELGGQVQVIPVSLGEVYEMAEANANQPDGIRFAYVPRQADVEQARRLNSEYRSGVPLFVATAGDDQGYLTVRQGNQEFIPFFFEESQVRELVEGFKQSQPDMADSVQIEVVVLEGMISALEQGDDELLERIMLWPSQESIQFIRENTPQQ
- a CDS encoding hypothetical protein (KEGG: cyh:Cyan8802_1198 hypothetical protein~SPTR: Putative uncharacterized protein); protein product: MLAPDRVSQDEQLTNLKRKSYLRSDSVISYPRASVTPKRVKNNQTSHENQVVSRSPKVKVPFWLKCFNFIGTTSTGLSIMTVMACLAVYGLTVSAPSEWTQKYRDLQELQQRERQFTFSNEVLKNQLAEESGRSDSGLVSPDLSHSPVFLPKTDVEMVKPEETDISSPKRIQPIFPIAY
- a CDS encoding photosystem II reaction center protein PsbM (PFAM: Photosystem II reaction centre M protein (PsbM)~TIGRFAM: photosystem II reaction center protein PsbM~InterPro IPR007826~KEGG: syp:SYNPCC7002_A2151 photosystem II reaction centre M protein~PFAM: photosystem II protein PsbM~SPTR: Photosystem II reaction center protein M;~TIGRFAM: photosystem II reaction center protein PsbM), which produces MQVNDLGFVATLLFVLVPTVFLLILYIQTGKNEA
- a CDS encoding peptidase S16 lon domain protein (PFAM: ATP-dependent protease La (LON) domain~COGs: COG2802 Uncharacterized protein similar to the N-terminal domain of Lon protease~InterPro IPR003111~KEGG: cyc:PCC7424_0047 peptidase S16 lon domain protein~PFAM: peptidase S16 lon domain protein~SMART: peptidase S16 lon domain protein~SPTR: Peptidase S16 lon domain protein), with amino-acid sequence MTSSSIAVRELPLFPLPEVVLFPGRPLPLHIFEFRYRMMMNTILEYDRRFGVLMIDPTNGEIAQIGCCAEIIHFERLPDDRMKILTLGQQRFRVLEYVREKPYRVGLVEWIEDEPTPDNLQGKADEVKTLLTDVVNLSAKLTDQKIELPENLPTTPTELSYWVASNLYGVAVEQQALLEMQDTAERLQREADILTTTRGNLAARTALKDAFN